The nucleotide window AATGTCAGAAGTAGAAAGTCCGGCATTGGATAAAGCAGATTTGCAAGGTGCAATGGTACGTTGAATTAAATCATCAACCAATTGCTCAAATTTAGCACGTGATAAACTACGAACCAAGTGTTTCGGAATTCCATCAACCGGCATAATATAAGGTAAGTTAATTTCAGTCGCAGTGCTGCTGGAAAGCTCAATTTTGGCTTTTTCGGCCGCTTCTTTCAAACGTTGCAAGGCCATTGGATCTTTACTTAAATCCAATCCTCCGTTTTCTGCTTTAAATTCTGCAACCAACCAGTCAATAATCTTTTGGTCAAAATCATCTCCTCCTAAGTGGGTATCTCCATCGGTTGATTTTACTTCAAAAACTCCATCGCCTAATTCTAAAACTGACACGTCATGTGTTCCTCCACCGCAGTCGAATACCACAATTTTCATGTCTTTGTCTTTTTTATCTAAACCATAGGCAAGCGCTGCAGCCGTTGGCTCATTAATGATACGCATTACCTTAAGTCCGGCAATTTCTCCTGCTTCTTTGGTGGCTTGACGTTGAGCATCGTTGAAGTAGGCAGGAACTGTAATAACGGCTTGGTTTACTTCGGTACCCAGGTAATCTTCAGCCGTTTTCTTCATTTTTTGAAGGATAATTGCTGAAATTTCTTGAGGGGTGTATTTGCGATCATCAATTTGTACTCGTGGTGTATTGTTGTCGCCTTTCACTACACTGTAAGGAACACGTGGAACCTCTTTTGAAATTTCGTCAAAACTATGTCCCATAAAACGTTTAATGGAATACACTGTCTTGGTGGGATTGGTAATGGCTTGACGTTTTGCCGGATCACCTACTTTGCGCTCCCCATCGTTTACAAATGCCACGATGGATGGCGTTGTTCTACGACCTTCGTTGTTGGCAATTACCACCGGTTCGTTACCTTCCATAACCGAAACACAAGAGTTGGTTGTGCCTAAGTCGATTCCTATAATTTTACTCATTTTTTATAATTTGAAATAATTGCTAATTGAAAATTTTCCTTGGCCTTTCAAGCATTGTGCCGCTTAGAAATTGGCAGGAATTGTCTGACATTTTTTTCAATTTAACCAAATTTTGCTGACAAAAAGGCTGACTTAGTCTTACCTTCGCCGCCCATGTCTAAGCCAAAAGTTCTTGTTATCGCTTATTACTGGCCTCCAGCCGGTGGTGCAGGGGTGCAACGTTGGCTGAAGTTTGTGAAATACCTTCAGGATTTTGGTTGGGAACCGGTAGTGTATACTGCAGAAAATGGCGAAGTACCCGTTATTGATCCTTCCCTCGAAAAGGATGTCCCTCCGAATATCACCATTATCAAACAACCCATTCTGGAGCCTTATAGTTTATATAAACGATTCGTCGGGCAAAAAAAGGAAGAGAAAATCAATGCCGGTTTCTTGTCTGAAAGTAAAAAAAATCCATTGCTCGAAAAAACCAGCGTGTTTATTCGGGGCAATTTGTTTATTCCCGACGCCCGAATGCTCTGGATTAAACCTTCCATCCGCTTTTTAACAGCCTATCTGAAAAACAATCCGGTCGATGTTATTGTCTCCACCGGCCCACCTCATTCCATGCATTTAATTGCCCTCGGACTTAAAAAGGCCTTGGGAATTCCCTGGTTGGCTGATTTTCGCGACCCTTGGACCAATATTGATTACTACGATCAATTGATGCTTACTTCCTGGGCCGATAAAAAACACCGTGCCCTCGAGAAACTGGTTATTCAATCCTGCGACGAACTTCTGGTTATAAGCGAAGGTATGAAACGGGAGTTTTTAAGTTTGGGAGCAAAAAATCCCATCGTTATTACCAATGGATATGATGAAACCGATTTTCCTGCCGGCCACTCTCCATCCGGTAAGTTTAGTTTGAGTCATATTGGTGCCATGAATAAGGACCGAAACGACAAAGCTTTGTGGGATGCCCTGGAAGAACTTTGTGCCGAAAATTCAGAATTTAAAGCTGATTTTATTTTAAAACTAATTGGTAAAAACGATATTGAAGTGAAGCAAAGGTTAGAAAATAGCCCGATTCCGGTTGAATATATTGCCTATTTGCCTCACGAGGAAGTAGTGAAATTTACCATGGATTCGGCCGTTTTATTGCTTCCCTTGAACAATACTCCCAATGCCAAAGATATTTTAACCGGTAAGCTTTTTGAATACCTCGCTGCCTCCCGTCCAATTTTATGCTTAGGTCCGGTAGACGGTGATTGTGCCGCCATTTTGAATAAAACCGGAAATGGTAAAACAGTAAATTTCGGTGATAAAAATGGTATAAAATCGGTGATAATGGAGTATTATTCAAAATTCA belongs to Bacteroidia bacterium and includes:
- the dnaK gene encoding molecular chaperone DnaK, yielding MSKIIGIDLGTTNSCVSVMEGNEPVVIANNEGRRTTPSIVAFVNDGERKVGDPAKRQAITNPTKTVYSIKRFMGHSFDEISKEVPRVPYSVVKGDNNTPRVQIDDRKYTPQEISAIILQKMKKTAEDYLGTEVNQAVITVPAYFNDAQRQATKEAGEIAGLKVMRIINEPTAAALAYGLDKKDKDMKIVVFDCGGGTHDVSVLELGDGVFEVKSTDGDTHLGGDDFDQKIIDWLVAEFKAENGGLDLSKDPMALQRLKEAAEKAKIELSSSTATEINLPYIMPVDGIPKHLVRSLSRAKFEQLVDDLIQRTIAPCKSALSNAGLSTSDIDEVILVGGSTRIPAVQTAVEKFFGKAPSKGVNPDEVVAIGAAIQGGVLTGEVKDVLLLDVTPLSLGIETMGGVFTKLIEANTTIPTKKSETFSTASDNQPSVEIHVLQGERPMARDNRTIGRFHLDGIPPARRGEPQIEVSFDIDANGIMQVSAKDKATGKSQNIRIEASSGLSKEEIEKMKREAEANADSDRKAKEEAEKVNQADGMIFQTEKQLTEFGDKLPADKKSAIEGALTELKAAHQSKDLASIDAALTKINAAWQAASQDMYNASQGAGANPNPNAGNTNSTADSEVTDVDFEEVKDK
- a CDS encoding glycosyltransferase family 4 protein; the encoded protein is MSKPKVLVIAYYWPPAGGAGVQRWLKFVKYLQDFGWEPVVYTAENGEVPVIDPSLEKDVPPNITIIKQPILEPYSLYKRFVGQKKEEKINAGFLSESKKNPLLEKTSVFIRGNLFIPDARMLWIKPSIRFLTAYLKNNPVDVIVSTGPPHSMHLIALGLKKALGIPWLADFRDPWTNIDYYDQLMLTSWADKKHRALEKLVIQSCDELLVISEGMKREFLSLGAKNPIVITNGYDETDFPAGHSPSGKFSLSHIGAMNKDRNDKALWDALEELCAENSEFKADFILKLIGKNDIEVKQRLENSPIPVEYIAYLPHEEVVKFTMDSAVLLLPLNNTPNAKDILTGKLFEYLAASRPILCLGPVDGDCAAILNKTGNGKTVNFGDKNGIKSVIMEYYSKFKENSLHVKGQDVSDYSRRALTGKLAEVLNKVASR